The genomic stretch AATCACCGTTCAATATCAAATTCGAATAAACAAAAGGAATGAATTCTATTGTGCGGTCAATATAATCGGGCCATCCGCAGTAATGGCTACCGTATGCTCGTACTGTGCGGAAAGCGAGCCGTCAGCGGTTCTGGCGGTCCATCCGTCGGCATCAATCGTCATTAACGCTTTTCCGGCATTTAGCATCGGCTCGATCGTAAAAACCAATCCTTCCTTCAAGCGGAATCCTTTACCTGGCTTCCCGACGTGGGTATAATTAGGTTCCTCATGCATCGCCCTTCCTACGCCATGACCGAGTAAATCGCGCACCACCGAGAATCCGTTTCGCTCGGCATGGGTTTGAACCGCGTGCATCACATCGCCGATCCGGTTTCCGACGACAGCTTTTTCGATACCAAGATATAAGCATTCCTTCGTTACCTGCATCAGATTACGGGCTTCTTCCGACACCTCGCCGACCGCGTAACACCAACCTGAATCGCCGATCCAGCCATCCGCTTCCGCGACGATGTCGATTTTGACGATGTCGCCTTCCTCGAGCGGCTTCCCGTTCGGAAAACCATGCGCAATGACGTCGTTGACAGACGCACATGTCGCAAACGGATAGCCATTGTAGCCTATCGTATAAGCATTGGCTCCATTCTCCTTCAGGAACTGCACCGCGAACGATTCGATATCGAGCGTCGTGACACCCGGCCGGATCATACCTGCGATTGCTTGATGAAAAGCAGCAACAATTCGCCCGGCTTTTCTCATTTCTTCAATTTCTGCTCTTGATTTCAGGATGACCATTCCGTTCATTTCTCCTTTAACTGTATGCCTGAAAAAATCATATTGACGATCCCTTCCACATCCATCTCGCTTCTCATATTGTGGTGGATGTTCAATGCTGCGCAGCCAACCATCGAGCCAAATATCAGATTAGCTGTTTTCTCCGGTGATTTGGAACCGATTTCTTCACGAATCATTTCCACAAACGGCAAATAGATCCGTTCCTGAAAATCGGTAAACAGCTTGATGAACCGGTTCCCCGGGAAGTGATGAAAATTATCCGCAACCGTTTTAAGTAAAATAAATACAGAAGGATCCTGGATGCACTTCCGCAGGAGCAGCCTGGAGAATGACTCAGCTTTAAGCAAACTTCCGCCGTCCCCCGTCAAAGCAGGCTGTATTGCCGACTCCGTTCGATTTAGAGCATCCCACAGTAAATCTTCCAAAAGCATGTGCTTATTTTTGTAGTAATGATACACGGTTCCGTAGCCGAGCTCTGCCTTGACCGCAACATCGCGTATTTCGAGTTGGATGCCCTTCTCCAAATATACTTCCGCAGCCGATTGCATAATTTGAATCATCCGCATCTCCCGGATCGCATCATTCTGTTCTTTGGTACGTGGTGACATGGTTCCTCCTTCTTTAGACCTGCAGTAATGTCGATATAAAATTAATATACATCATTTAAAAGTAAGGATCAAGTTATAATCCATCCTTGTTGACAACGTCCTGACCTCAACCCCAATATATTTTGATTAAAGATAGCTATCCTCGAAGTTAATAAAAGCCGCGATATACGCAGCTTTTAGCGAGCATCTTTTCGTTATTGTAACTTCTCAACCAGTACAGGTTTTGTCAGCTCCATAGTTTGAAGCTGCGCCATAAATCAACGGAGTGAGTATCTATTTATTATTTATTCCCTCACCTTTGCGAATAGTTGAATTTTTTTCAGAGCTCGAATGTTCAATATTTAAGTCAATATGAATATCTTGGATCTCCATATCTTTTAACACATTCTGCTCCACGGAAGAGTTGTTCTTCCAGCTCTCGTAGTGATATCGAAATAAATTATGTTCGAGATTAAAGACATCCGTCTCTTTTTTTAGGCCTGATTGAAATGTGTGCCGAATTTCTTGTTCAATAACAGCAGCTGAAGTCTGAGTTAATTGTTTCAGATTCGTAAAGTTATTATTGGTTCGGTTGACGATGTAGGCCCTCGCGTTCATATCAATATTGTAACGAAGACCCCCCACTGCTTTATCCAATTTCAACTTGGCTTTTGGTTTCTCGACAACAACTTGTACTGCAGGCTCTTTCTTATTTGGAACGGGAATACCAGCCCGTATCGCTCCCTTTTGTATCCAACGCAGCCCGTTCAACTCTTTAATTGGTATAAAGCTTTTAAATACATCATTTTTAATGAAGATTGCCCCATTGACTGCCAATTTAGGTTCGGGTTTATTTTTTTCAGACCAATCTTTTTTGTTTATCGTGAGAGATGGAATGCATGAAGTAAACCCAGGTTCATTTATCTGTCCAATTAATCTATGGAGTTTGATCGGATGAATTATTGATGTCTGGGAGTACGTCCCTAGTGGTTCATGTAGAATGGTACTAAGTGGGGACTGTCCAAAAAAACCGCCTGCGGAGAGGATTTCCTTAACTGATCCTCGTGTACTGTATACCCAAGGTGTCAGACGAAATTCATAATATCGAATCAAACTATCATAAACTTCTCCTATCCCTTTTTTTAATGTCGATTCACTAATCACAATAGAGGTCACATGACCCCAAAAAATTCTTTCTTGCGCCGATCGGTAAAGCTCAAATAGGGATTCTTCAAAAGAATCCCCTATCCCCTCACCAACCCAAATCTTTGAAGGTGCTTTTAGGCCGTCGCTCGTTTTTGCAACGGACTGAAAATCGATAAATTGAATGTAACCATGATACTTACCGTCCTTATAATCGACACCTATAGCAGAAGCATAGCTTAACTTTTCAATATCCTTGACGTCTGTAGAACAGCCCGATGCAAATAATATAACCGTTACAATTAAGATGCAACGAATGCTGTAAATCACTTCTTTCACCTCTTTCGTTTACTTATCATGGACGCCGAGAAACGTGTTCTACGGAATGGATTAAGGACGAACGCTGCCAGCCAATCTTTAAATTTCAAAGAAGAAATGGGTTCAAGATACGCAATCCCAAAGGATTCAAGACGACAGAGATAAATCATAATTAAGAACATGCTTAGGAAAAATCCGTATATGCCAAGGTACGAGGAGATTAGCAAAATAAAAATTCTAATTATACTGACAGTACCGGACAATGATTGATTTACTAAGCAAAAAGTTGCTACGGTAGAAAGAGCTACGACAACGAGTAGTGTCGGAGATGCAAGACCGGCTCGGATGAGCGAGTCTCCGATAATCAATCCGCCCACGATTCCAATCGTCTGACCGACAGCTTTCGGTAAGCGAATACCTGCTTCTCGCAGTAATTCGAATTGAAATATAAGAAGGAACGCTTCAAGAAAAGAAGGCAGCGGGACTCCCTCTCGCGAGGTGACAACCGTTGACAGTAAAAAAAATGGAATCTGATCAATATTTACTGATGCAATGGCGATCCAGAAGCCCGGTAAAAAAACACCTATTACCAGACCGAAAATCCTTAGAATCCGTTGAAATATAACAAAATGAAAAGGGAAATGGACATCTTCAGGTGACTTTATTAATTCAAGAAAATTACAAGGTCCTATTAGAGCCATAGGTGAACCATCAACAAGGATGGCGAACCTTCCTCGCAGCAACGTTTCTATGATAAAATCGGGCCGACCGATATAATCAATCAATGGGAACAACGAGAAGCTTCTATCTGATAACCACTGTTCTAGCTGACCGCTGCTTACAATACTTTCCGTTTGAAAAGTTTCCAAGCGTTTGCGTACTTCGGAAATCATTTTCGGGTTCGCTTTATGGTTCAAATAAAGCAAAGATATTTGTGTTTTGCTTAGGCTTCCAATAATGAACTGCTCACTGAATAACAATCCTGTTTGCATTCGTTTCCGTATCAGAGATATATTTGTATATATGTCTTCAGTAAAAGCATCCTTTGGCCCCTTTATTGAAATTTCAGTATTGGACTCCTGCAAAGATCGCTGGGGGACTTTAGAAATATCAAATGCCCAGAAGTTCGAATCTCCTTCCCGATAAATGATCAATTTACCCGTAAATAAGCTAGTAATCATTTCTCCGAATGTACGATTAATCTCGAACAACGGCATTTCTTCTGAATATTCTAGAACAATTTCATCGAGATTGTTAGTTAGACGATTTATATAATGAATAGACCTAGTAAAATAGGCATTCATTTCAGTTTTTTCAATCATGCCCTCGCAATAAAAGGCGGTCATGTGATCAGACCACTCCAGTTGTGGAAGTGTCGGAAATTGGATATCCGAGTGCTTTGCGAATGCTTCTTGCAGTTGTCCCTTTAACAAGGTTCCATCGCGCAACAAGGTTTCCTCTTCTAGAAACAACGTTTTTTCAGATGACTTATTCATTTCTTGCTCCTTTCCATTGTGGTACAAAAGTAATCAGAAATAGAAGTGTGGTTAGTGTAACTCCGAACCAGAGTGAATAGGTATAAAAGTAGTCATGAATCAGCTTCTGCATCACGATGTCACTTAACCTTAGAAGCGAAGGCAGTGATATAATAACTGAAATGATGAGCATTACTGTCTGGCGAAATTTTTGTGAATGGCCACCGGCAAGTTCACACAAGAGATGGACGATAAGTGATGTTCGTATAACGCTGCCCGCCATTAATTGAAATACAGCAAAAAAATCCACGTGAGAAATACTACTTCCAATCATCACCAGCCTCCATTGTTCAAAAGCGGGAAATCGAAAATTTTCAGCTTGAAATGGACCAAACGAAGCTATGGCACCAAGCGTTGGTCCCATAATTAGCCCGACCAACAGAGATAATAATATAAAAATGGTTCCGTAATTCAAAGGCTTTTTTAATCTATGCTGTATCAAAAGTAAAATCAGCAAATCCATGCTTCCGCCAAAAACTACAACACTGCCCATAAGTTCAGAAGCAATTCCTTCTTTCAATAGTGGGTGGAGCATGCCATAATCTTTGACACCTGTGGTCATCAAAGAAACTCCGATTCCTAACATCCATACAATGGGTAATAACATTGCAGACATATAAACTAGAGTCTTAAATCCTCCTTTTGCCGTTATATACGATAATCCTATAAAGCTTAAAGTGATGACAAATTCATGTGTATTGGGAAGGAAGTAGATTTTCACATTTTTTGTTGTATCGAAGACAATCATAATTCCTGAGACGAATAAATAAAGAGATATGCCTCCAGTTATAAACCATAATCCGACTTTCCCTATACGGTTTTTAAGCCAAACAGTAAAGGCCAACGTGTTCATTGATTTCAAAATTAAATAAAGAATCACACTCCAGCAAATCAATGCTGCGTAAGCAATCAAAATACTGAACCACGCATCACGTTCCGCCGCTTGGAGAAGATGTGGGATAATTAGTACATGATTGGAAATTCCAAGCGATAGAAGCATCAAAAAAATGATTTGTATTCTAGATATCGATGCCTCTATGATTGTCCCCTCCTGATCTGTATGTCAGAGTTTTTTACTTATGGTATAGTTTCCCTTCTGCTATCCGATTATTCATCTGTTCGAAGATCACTTCGCTTTGAGCTTCGGGTTGTCCATCATCCCGTCCGCCGCGGGGTCCGTTTAGGGATTCCCCCGGCTGCGGACGAGCTTCGCAGAAACATTCTGCCCCCGAACAGTCCCAGCGTAATTATGAAGGTGCCTATGTACATCGCCTGAACCAGTGGATGTGAAGTATCCGTTCCGGCCTTGATGCCATGAAGCATTGCGATGAGATAGATGGGATACGATAGCATATGGATGGCAATCCACAGCGGACGCTTCAGCTTGGGACGCATATCCGAAGATAACATCAACGCCAACATGCCGTACAACGCGAGTGTTCCGAGTCCATACCAGAACGGATGCGAGCGAGCCATAAAAGGAACCAATATTTCAACAGCAGTAAATGGGGAATAAGTGTCGATCATCAAAATGACCGCATGCAAAAGTGAAATGATGACGCCACCGCCAGTCAGCCGCGTATGCCACCGGTACAGCTTCGCCTTCAGCGGTCCTTTTGCGAAGGGATAACCATACAGCATGCCAAGCGCCATGCCTCCGAACAATAGCAAATACGCCAAAATACCGAATATTCGTGTCATGGGCCAGGTTGGCCAACTCAATACCCATTGAATCATACGATAATCCCCCTTCTGTTCCTTAATTCTCTTATCTCTGGGGACAACTCTCTTATTCGCGCTGACTCCTGTGACGACGGCACAAAATCGTCGCTCCGCCATTGGCATGTAAATCCCGATGATGAGCGTCCGCTCCAAACGATCCCTCCATCATGCTTAACAATAAGCGCTTCGCAACCGGGAGAATGGGCCTGCATGGCTGATATTGCCTCGGCGCCAGCCATGCACAGCACCTTGGCCCATATTTCGCAAGTGACGACATCTCTCCCCGCGACCGTCGCCTGCACAACCTCGCTGCGAGATGGCTGACCTGTGACGGGATCTATTAGATGATGGCGAACGCCATCATCCGTTAGCCAGCGTCTGCCCAGCACGCTGGAGGTCGCAACCGCTCCGTTCAGCAGCATCAGCTCGCCAATCGACGTTTTCCCGTCCCACGGCGACTCGATCACGAAGCTAGTGGGCTCGCCGTTGCGGTCATGCTGCCAGACGAGGGCATCTCCCCCCGCGTTAATGATACCCGCACGCAAACCTCTGCGGGCACGAAACCATAGCCCCGCTTGCGCCACCGTCCAACTCTTTGCTATACCGCCGAGGTCAAGTAAAGATCCTTCCGCTAGCCGTACCGCCTTCATGCCGGGATTCTGTTCAAGAAAGCCTGCCGGGTCTGCGTTTATCCCCTCCTGACGCTTTCGAGAGCTTTTATCAGATGTGCAGCTCCCCTCGATTAAAATGGGAAGCCTTGCATCAACGCCTGCTGCAAACTTCTCATAAGAGCGGTCGTACCCCGCGGCTTCCAACGCAGGCAAAATGCGAATATCGAACCAGCCGTTCGTGGCCTTCCGATAACTCTCGGCTTGAGCCAGCACGTCATACAGTCTGTCGGAGAGAATGATCCATTCTCCTCCGGAGCTGTTGAGCCTAGACAGCTCGCTATCAGGTCGGAATCGGCTGAATCGGCTCTCGCATTCCTCAAACCATCCTCGCAGCTCATTGGCATATTGCTCGGAAGTAATGCCATCCCCTTCTTCATGCTCCAACTGCACCTCTATCCGTGTATTCATCGACGAGAACGCCATGTCCGTGCGCCTCACCATCACGATTTACCCGTACGTGACGACATGGCGCCTGTACTTTCCCTTTCCGTCCAGTACCCTTCGCCTTCACCACTGCTCTCCGCATCGTTTCCACTCCCAGTGCTCCCATTCCCTCTGCCATAGCTCCCTCTTCCGGAAGAGGCTTCCGACTGCCAGTTTTCGGCGAAGCCTGTCTCGGAAGCGCCATCCTCCGCAACGTAGCTGTCGCCGTCCACGTCCTGGCTTTTCTCCAGCGCCTGGCGCTTGAACGTCTCGCTATTCTGTATGGCGCCGAACAGCATCATGACCGCGGTCGCGCTCCCCGCGCCGATCTTCCACTTCCTCCATTTGTCTTTCCTTTTCGCCATTGTCCATCCCCATTTCTTCGTCGTATCTGACGGTGAATTTCCGTCCGTTCCTTGTTACCATTATAAGATGGGTTACTTAAATGGAACTTAACTAGAACTTAAAATGAACGGCGACACTCATTCATCATCATTTGTAATTTTATTTCACTTACTTGATATTTCTGTTAGACATGCTTGCATGCCCGTAAATTGACGGTGTTTGCTGTCCGGCCTTGACGAGAAGAACCCAAAGTCAACCCATAAAGGCTGCCAATTAGCTCGGCAGCCTTTGCATAATTTGTATGACTGAATACTTTCCATTCGTTTTTCCAAATAGAACGATCTTGAATTACGAAATTTTTCAGGACTAATTTGATTAGCTTGAAACAGAAAATCCATATTTAACAAATACATCTAATGCTTCTTGTGACTGCAGATACTTATAAAAATCTTCGGCTTCTTTTGCATGTTTAGTAGCTTTTACGATACCGATCGGATATTGAATCGTTTTGTAAGCAGCAGGATCAACCGTAAATCCAATCTTTACTTTATCAGTCGTTAGTGCGTCTGTTTTATATACAAATCCTGCTTCCGCATTTCCGGTTTCTACATATTGCAGTACCTGTCTTACATCCTTACCTTGTACGGACTTAGGCTGCAAAACGTCCCATAACTTCACACTCGTGAGTGCTTCCTTCGCATAGCTTCCAGCAGGCACACTTTCCGGAATGCCTATTGCCACTGTTTTTACTTCCGCTTTCGTCAAATCTTCTATTTTTTGAATTGATGTTGAAGCGTCTGTAGCTACAACCACTACCAGCTCATTTTTCAGCAAATTAATTTGTTGGCTCTCATCTATTAATTGTTTATCAACCAAAGCTGTCATGTTTTTAACAGCCGCAGACAAAAATAAGTCAGCAGGTGCCCCCTGCTCAATTTGCTGCTGCAGCGCACCAGATGCACCAAAATTAAAGCTAAGTTTAACTGTAGGGTTATTAGATTCATAAGTCTTCTGAATTTCCGTTAAAGCATCGGTCATGCTTGCTGCAGCAGAAATCGTAATTTCAACGGTTTGAGCCGGCTGTTGGCTAGGCTCTACTGTACTTTCTAACGGAGCCGCAGTACTTGAATTGATATTCGCATTTTGTGTTGCTCCACAGCCTGCAAACACTAAAGCCATAGCAGCAACAACCAATAACATCGTAAAATTCTTGAACACCTTTAACATATAAACCCTCCTGAATAAAGTTTGTGATATCAAATATTTTAAGTAATAGTAGGACCATCATACCTCTTCAGGCTATGACAAAACTTATTGCCCCTTAATTCTAGCCATCCCCCTCTCTTTAATAATTCCGCACCAAAACATACTAAATATATCTAAACCATATAATCCATTATCAATATATATCGTTTCGCGACATAAATCAATCTATTTATGTTAGTTTATATAACATGAAAATCTAAGTTCTTTAATATATTGCCAAAAATGCAAAGACCCCTTCCGATTGGAAGAGGTCTAAATTGCACCCATATATTATTTGTCTTGTACATGCTGCTCTTTCTGAACCTCAAGCAAACCTGCTTTATTCAATTCCTCGACATGAATTTCTGATAGTTCTTCCAATATGCCCATTCCGCGTTCTGTCACACTTATAAAAATACTGCGTTTGTCCTGCGGATTGGGCAATCGCTGTACAAGCTCTAAAATCTCGCATCGTTTTATAAGTTCTATACAAGCATGAGGTGTTAGCTGCAGGCGTTCCGCCAGTTCTTTTGGTGTTGCGTACTCCCGGTCTGGAAATCCCATGATAGCTAACATAAGTTGGTGATATTGTGGAGTAAGCCCTTTGCTTCTAGCCGCATCTTCGCTAAATCGGATAAACTTGCGAATGCGGTAACGAAATAAAGCAAGCTCCTCGTATACATGTTTAGGCAAACGTTGGTTTGTCATATCCCACTCCTAAGCTATTTATGAATATCTATAGTCTATATCATTCATAATCCCTGAACAATCAAAAACAACAAAACAATTGCTTTAAGATTGATGACAATGTAAGTTTTTCTAACTCGATGTTAGCTAATCAAAAATTATTTGAAACTAAAACGTTTTCATGTCATAAAACATAACACTAGAGCATTGACTTGAATCGCAGTACGATATATATTTGAGCATATCCCGTTATATTTAGACATGATTAACTTTAAAACAATCATTCTATAGGCTATAAATATGCTTCAATCTTGGTGGTGAACTGTATGTCAACTAAAACTGTAAAAAGCGTCTGCCCCTATTGCGGGGTTGGATGCGGAATCGTACTCGAAGTAGCCGATAACCGTGTAGTGAAAGTAAGCGGTGATAAAGAACATCCTACTAATTTTGGGAGGCTTTGCACCAAAGGCAATACCTGTGCAGAAGCGATCACAGAATCCGGACGTATGGAGTACGCCTATGTACGTCCAGTTCGTAAAGGCGATCCAGGCAGAGTAGGTATCGACGAGACTATAAGCAATACAGCTCAACGGCTCCGTCGGATTATAGACGAACATGGGCCAGACGCCATCTCCTTTTACGTATCTGGACAAATGTCTTTGGAGTCGCAATATCTTATTAACAAACTAGCAAAAGGTTACGTAGGTACTAACAATATAGAATCGAACTCCCGCCTATGCATGGCGAGCGCAGGAAGTGGTTATAAGCTGTCGCTAGGAGCGGATGGGCCTCCCGGGTCTTATCAGGATCTTGATCGCAGTGATTTGTTTTTCGTTATTGGTGCAAATATGGCTGATTGTCATCCCATCCTGTTCCTTCGCATGATGGATCGTGTAAAAGCTGGTGCCAAGCTCATTGTTGTAGATCCTCGCCGAAATACAACCGCAGATAAAGCTTCTTTATTTATGCAAATCAAACCTGGAACGGATTTGGCACTCTTAAATGGGCTGCTGCATCTGATTGTGAAGAATAACGCGATTGACTCCACTTTTATTTCTGAATTCACTACCGGATGGGAGGATATGCCCAGCTTTCTTGACGATTATCCACCCGCTAAAGTATCAGAGATTACAGGCATTCCCGAAGCAGATATCCGTCAGGCGGCCTCGTGGATGGGAGAATCGCCGGAATGGATCAGCTGCTGGACGATGGGCTTGAATCAGAGCACACATGGCACCTGGCATACGAACGCAATTTGCAACTTACATCTGGCTACCGGAAAAATATGCCGTCCTGGCAGCGGTCCCTTCTCCCTTACTGGTCAGCCCAATGCTATGGGTGGCCGTGAAATGGGCTACATGGGTCCCGGATTACCTGGACAACGTTCTGTATTTGTCGAATCGGAACGAGCTTTTATAGAAGACATGTGGAAACTACCGCGAGGTAAGCTCAGAACGGAAGTGGGTACAGGTACTGTTTCCATGTTTCAGAGCATGCAATCTGGCGATATCAAAGCTTGTTGGATAATTTGCACAAATCCGGTGGCCACCGTTCCGAACCGTCGAAATGTTATTGCAGGTTTAGAGGCTGCAGAGCTAGTCATTACACAGGATGCCTTTTTCGATACTGAAACGAATCGTTATGCGGATATCATGCTTCCTGGGGCATTATGGTCAGAAGCGGAAGGCGTTATGATTAACTCAGAACGAAACTTGACATTAATGCAGCAGGCAGTGACGCCGCCAGGCGAAGCATTGCCAGATTGGCTTATCATTGCACGTATCGCTTGCGAGATGGGTTATGCTGATGCTTTTTCTTATTCCACATCAGAAGAAGTCTACCAAGAAGTTCAACAAGCCTGGAATCCAAAAACCGGCTATGACATTCGTGGCGCTTCTTATAGAAGGCTTCGCGAGACTCCAATGCAATGGCCATGTGCTCCAGATAGCGTTAATGATCGAAATCCAATTCGATATTTAAATACGGGTATGAGTCAAAAATTAAAAGTTAAAGATGACGGCAGTCGCCCACGTATCGTATTTGCAACGGAATCCGGAAAAGGTGTTTTTTTAGCTCGGCCGTATTTACCGCCCGCAGAACTTCCAGATATGGATTATCCGCTTATCTTAAATACTGGCCGCTTACAGCATCAGTGGCACACCATGACCAAAACTGGAAAGATTGCAAAGTTGAATAAATTGAATCCGGGTCCATTTATCGAAATTAATCCGGAGGATGCGGCTATTCTCGGAATTGAAGACAGCGACAAAGTACAGATTCGCTCAAGACGCGGTTTGGCTATACTACCGGCAGTCGTTACGAATCGGGTTCGACCTGGCAATTGCTTCGCTCCGTTTCATTGGAATGATGTTTTTGGAAAAAATCTCGCTATTAACGATGTTACTAATGACGCTGTTGATC from Paenibacillus sp. FSL H8-0548 encodes the following:
- a CDS encoding FAD:protein FMN transferase, with protein sequence MNTRIEVQLEHEEGDGITSEQYANELRGWFEECESRFSRFRPDSELSRLNSSGGEWIILSDRLYDVLAQAESYRKATNGWFDIRILPALEAAGYDRSYEKFAAGVDARLPILIEGSCTSDKSSRKRQEGINADPAGFLEQNPGMKAVRLAEGSLLDLGGIAKSWTVAQAGLWFRARRGLRAGIINAGGDALVWQHDRNGEPTSFVIESPWDGKTSIGELMLLNGAVATSSVLGRRWLTDDGVRHHLIDPVTGQPSRSEVVQATVAGRDVVTCEIWAKVLCMAGAEAISAMQAHSPGCEALIVKHDGGIVWSGRSSSGFTCQWRSDDFVPSSQESARIRELSPEIRELRNRRGIIV
- a CDS encoding MarR family transcriptional regulator, producing MTNQRLPKHVYEELALFRYRIRKFIRFSEDAARSKGLTPQYHQLMLAIMGFPDREYATPKELAERLQLTPHACIELIKRCEILELVQRLPNPQDKRSIFISVTERGMGILEELSEIHVEELNKAGLLEVQKEQHVQDK
- a CDS encoding GerAB/ArcD/ProY family transporter yields the protein MIEASISRIQIIFLMLLSLGISNHVLIIPHLLQAAERDAWFSILIAYAALICWSVILYLILKSMNTLAFTVWLKNRIGKVGLWFITGGISLYLFVSGIMIVFDTTKNVKIYFLPNTHEFVITLSFIGLSYITAKGGFKTLVYMSAMLLPIVWMLGIGVSLMTTGVKDYGMLHPLLKEGIASELMGSVVVFGGSMDLLILLLIQHRLKKPLNYGTIFILLSLLVGLIMGPTLGAIASFGPFQAENFRFPAFEQWRLVMIGSSISHVDFFAVFQLMAGSVIRTSLIVHLLCELAGGHSQKFRQTVMLIISVIISLPSLLRLSDIVMQKLIHDYFYTYSLWFGVTLTTLLFLITFVPQWKGARNE
- a CDS encoding Ger(x)C family spore germination protein, with translation MIYSIRCILIVTVILFASGCSTDVKDIEKLSYASAIGVDYKDGKYHGYIQFIDFQSVAKTSDGLKAPSKIWVGEGIGDSFEESLFELYRSAQERIFWGHVTSIVISESTLKKGIGEVYDSLIRYYEFRLTPWVYSTRGSVKEILSAGGFFGQSPLSTILHEPLGTYSQTSIIHPIKLHRLIGQINEPGFTSCIPSLTINKKDWSEKNKPEPKLAVNGAIFIKNDVFKSFIPIKELNGLRWIQKGAIRAGIPVPNKKEPAVQVVVEKPKAKLKLDKAVGGLRYNIDMNARAYIVNRTNNNFTNLKQLTQTSAAVIEQEIRHTFQSGLKKETDVFNLEHNLFRYHYESWKNNSSVEQNVLKDMEIQDIHIDLNIEHSSSEKNSTIRKGEGINNK
- the map gene encoding type I methionyl aminopeptidase — encoded protein: MVILKSRAEIEEMRKAGRIVAAFHQAIAGMIRPGVTTLDIESFAVQFLKENGANAYTIGYNGYPFATCASVNDVIAHGFPNGKPLEEGDIVKIDIVAEADGWIGDSGWCYAVGEVSEEARNLMQVTKECLYLGIEKAVVGNRIGDVMHAVQTHAERNGFSVVRDLLGHGVGRAMHEEPNYTHVGKPGKGFRLKEGLVFTIEPMLNAGKALMTIDADGWTARTADGSLSAQYEHTVAITADGPIILTAQ
- the modA gene encoding molybdate ABC transporter substrate-binding protein, which codes for MLKVFKNFTMLLVVAAMALVFAGCGATQNANINSSTAAPLESTVEPSQQPAQTVEITISAAASMTDALTEIQKTYESNNPTVKLSFNFGASGALQQQIEQGAPADLFLSAAVKNMTALVDKQLIDESQQINLLKNELVVVVATDASTSIQKIEDLTKAEVKTVAIGIPESVPAGSYAKEALTSVKLWDVLQPKSVQGKDVRQVLQYVETGNAEAGFVYKTDALTTDKVKIGFTVDPAAYKTIQYPIGIVKATKHAKEAEDFYKYLQSQEALDVFVKYGFSVSS
- a CDS encoding TetR/AcrR family transcriptional regulator; protein product: MSPRTKEQNDAIREMRMIQIMQSAAEVYLEKGIQLEIRDVAVKAELGYGTVYHYYKNKHMLLEDLLWDALNRTESAIQPALTGDGGSLLKAESFSRLLLRKCIQDPSVFILLKTVADNFHHFPGNRFIKLFTDFQERIYLPFVEMIREEIGSKSPEKTANLIFGSMVGCAALNIHHNMRSEMDVEGIVNMIFSGIQLKEK
- a CDS encoding spore germination protein, encoding MNKSSEKTLFLEEETLLRDGTLLKGQLQEAFAKHSDIQFPTLPQLEWSDHMTAFYCEGMIEKTEMNAYFTRSIHYINRLTNNLDEIVLEYSEEMPLFEINRTFGEMITSLFTGKLIIYREGDSNFWAFDISKVPQRSLQESNTEISIKGPKDAFTEDIYTNISLIRKRMQTGLLFSEQFIIGSLSKTQISLLYLNHKANPKMISEVRKRLETFQTESIVSSGQLEQWLSDRSFSLFPLIDYIGRPDFIIETLLRGRFAILVDGSPMALIGPCNFLELIKSPEDVHFPFHFVIFQRILRIFGLVIGVFLPGFWIAIASVNIDQIPFFLLSTVVTSREGVPLPSFLEAFLLIFQFELLREAGIRLPKAVGQTIGIVGGLIIGDSLIRAGLASPTLLVVVALSTVATFCLVNQSLSGTVSIIRIFILLISSYLGIYGFFLSMFLIMIYLCRLESFGIAYLEPISSLKFKDWLAAFVLNPFRRTRFSASMISKRKR
- a CDS encoding ferric reductase-like transmembrane domain-containing protein, translated to MIQWVLSWPTWPMTRIFGILAYLLLFGGMALGMLYGYPFAKGPLKAKLYRWHTRLTGGGVIISLLHAVILMIDTYSPFTAVEILVPFMARSHPFWYGLGTLALYGMLALMLSSDMRPKLKRPLWIAIHMLSYPIYLIAMLHGIKAGTDTSHPLVQAMYIGTFIITLGLFGGRMFLRSSSAAGGIPKRTPRRTG